TTATCCGTAACGACAGTCTGCCCTGAACCGGGCGGGCTGCGCCTGCGCGTTATCCGGAGTTTTTATGAGTTTCACCCCGAAAAACCTCACGCAGGGCGGCCAGATGACGGCCTACCGCCTGCGCATGTTTGGGCAGGTCAGCAACTGGATATTTCACTGGATACTGCTGCTGTTCATCGCTGCCGTGGCGGTGCTGTTCTGGCTGACCACGCCCGACGACGTGCTGCGTAACGGCTTCTGGTACTGGGCGGCGTGGCCGTCTCATTCCCTGCTGAATCTCGCACCCGGCACCACCACGGCCACCTGGGACATCCTGTGGCACTGCGGCGACGGGGCGCAGCTGTGCACCACGAAGATGACGCCGGCACAGCTGCTGGCAGATCCCTGGATGCGGTCGATGGGCGACGCGTTTCTGGCCGGCCTGAAGTTTCTGGCAACGGTCTGCGGCATTACCGCCTTTGTCCTGTGGTGCCTGATTGCCTGGTACGTGGGGCGCATCGGGAAGAAGGAGAGCGAGGACGAGTTTATTTCCGGCATGACGCTGACGGACAACCTGCAGGAGGTGAACCGCCAGCTGAAGAAGGCGGGAGAAAAATCCGACCTGCAGATTGGTGGCCTGCATATGGTGAAGAACGCCGAGGTCATGAACTATCTCATTCACGGCACCATCGGCGTGGGCAAATCGACGCCCATCCGCTGGCTGCTGGACTACATCCGCCGGCGCGGTGACCGCGCGATCGTTTACGACTCAGGCGGCACCTTCATTGAGACGCACTATGACCCAAGCCGCGACAAGATCCTGAACGCGCACGACCGCCGCTGTGAGAACTGGGTGCTGTGGCGCGAGGCGCGTGACGTGGTCGATTACGAGAACATGACGGCGGCGCTGATGCCGGTGGAGGGCGACTCTGACCCGTTCTGGGTGTCCTCCTCGCGCACCATCTTCAGCGACACGGCCATGCAGTTTGCGTCCCGCCCGGACCGCAGTATCGAGACGTTCCTGAAGACCTGCCTCTCCATCGATCTGAAAAGTCTGCGTGAGTTTCTGAAGAACACCCCGTCGGCCAACCTGGTTGAGGAGAAAATTGAGAAGACGGCCATCTCCATTCGCTCGGTGCTCACCAACTACGCCAAGTCGCTGCGGTATCTGCAGGGGCTGGATAAGGAGGGCAAGCCGGAGTTCAGCATCCGCGAGTGGATGACAGACGCGCAGTACGACAGCAGCTGGCTGTTTATCGCCACCACGGCCCGCCACCGCAAGGCGGTCCGGCCGCTGATTTCCATGTGGCTGTCGCTGGCCACGCTGCTGCTGCAGAGCATGGGCGAGAACAGCGATCGCCGCGTGTGGTTCATCGGCGATGAGATAGCGAGTCTGCAGAAGATACCGGAGCTCAACGAAACGCTGGCCGAGGCGCGCAAGTTCGGCGGCTGCTTTGTGCTGGGTATCCAGAACATCCCGCAGCTGGTGCATATCTACGGCCGGGAGATGGCCAAGGCCATCTTTGACCTGCTGAACACCCGCGCCTACGGCCGTTCTCCGAGCGCCGAGGTGGCGAAAATGGTGGAGGAGGAACTGGGTCACCAGCGGCGGCGTGAGGCGCGCGAGCAGAACAGCTACGGCCTGGATCAGGTCCGTGACGGTATCGCGATCAGCAAGGACAGGGTCAACGAACCCATCGTGGACTACGACCTGATCATGAAAATGCCCAACCTGCGTTTTTACATACGCCTGCCGGGTGAGTACCCGGTGGTGAAACTGAGCCTGAAGTACCGCCCGCAGAAGAAGCATCACCCGGCGCTGATTGAGCGCGACTTCCGTGATCGCCTGAGTCCGGAGCTCGAAGCCATCATTTCCGGCAACGAGCGGGCCGCCGTCGCTGCGGATATCCGCTTCCCGACCGGGGAGGAAATTCTGGAAGCCGGCAACGTGCAGTCAGTACAGAAAGTCCCTGAACCGGTGGCAGTCCCCGCCAGCCCCGTGACGGTCAGGAAGGTGACGGATACCACGCCGGTGCCGGGCGGGACAGACATCGCGCGGGACACCCGGCCTGTCATTATGCCTTTTTTACCGGAGGCGTCACTGCCGCCTTCGGTACGGGAAACGTCAGCGGGCAGGGGAGATCTTCCGACAAACGTCAGACCGTTCCCGGCCCGTCAGGGCATTCCGGTCACTGCCCCAGATGTGACTGAGGCACTGCTCTCACAGGCGCGGTCCGCGGAAAGCCGCTCCGGGCATGACGCGACTGTCCCGTCACACACGCCGGCCCCTCTCCCGGAGGTGCGGCCGGCACCGAGTCCTGCAGCACCGGCACCTCCCGTTTCCCCGCAGTCACGCCCGGCACCGGCAGCCCTGAGCGCGCTGGACATGCTGGCCCGCCGGACAAAAAAGCCGGCGGCCGCAGAGAGTGACGCTGACGCGTCCTCCGGTGACGCGCAGGGGGAGGCCCCGGAACTGAACATGCAGGCGGAAAAGGATGAGGCCGGAAGGCTGACCGTGCGCAGCGCCGGGCACCGTAAGACCGACCCTGAGAGCCGGGAAGAAGCGTATGCCGCGCAGTACGGCAGGGCAAATCAGCAGATGGCGGATGAGGAGCTGAACATCCTGCGCCATCGCGAAGATGACGAAGCGTATCAGGCCATGAGCCAGCACCATGAACCCGGAGGGCATGAGCGATGATGACCATTGCACCGGTGGCGTCCGCGGCGGACGCGGCCGGGTACTACAGCAGCCAGGATAACTACTATTTCCTTGACGATCTGCAGAGCCAGTGGCTGGGCGAGGGGGCCCGCGAGCTGGGCCTGGAAGGACCGGTGGACCTGGATACCTTAACCGCCGTACTGCACGGAAAGCTGCCAAACGGTGTGGAGCTGGGTAAAGACGTTCAGGGCAGTCACGTTCACCGTCCCGGGCATGACCTGACGTTTTCGGCCCCGAAAAGCATCTCCATGCTCATTCTGGCCGGGGGGGATAAACGCCTGCTGGCCGCACATCATGAGGCGGTAAAGGAAACGCTGGCGCTGGTTGAGCAGATGGTCAGCGCCCGTGACACACGGGACGGGGTGACCCGCATCACGGCGACCGGAAAAATGGTGGCCGCCCTGTTCACGCACGACACCTCACGTAATCTTGACCCACAAATCCACACCCATGCGGTGCTGGCCAACGTGACAGAGCTGGACGGGAAGTGGAAGGCGCTGGCCACGGACACCATTCACGGTGCCGGGTTTATCGAAACCCTTTACCGCTATCAGGTGTCATTCGGAAAGCTGTACCGCACCGCGCTGAAAGGTAAAACCGAGGCGCTGGGGTATGAAACCGAACTCACCGGCGGAAAGCATGAGCTGTGGGAAGTGAAAGGTTTCACCGGTGACGTCCTGGAGGAATTTTCCTCCCGGCACCGTGAAATCAGCGCACGCGTGGGGGAGGAGGCCTCGCTGAAAAGCCGGGACGTGGCGGCACTTGACACCCGCCGCCCCAAACAGGATATCAGCCGGCTGGATGACGGCCAGCCGGTCCCACAGGGTGAGCAGCCCGTGACTTCACCGGCAGGAGATAACCGGTCCCCGGATACCGTGCCGCCCGGACGGGCTGTTCCGCCGCAGACGCTCAGCCGTTCCGATGCACCTGAGCAGGGCAAGCCAGACGCGGCTGACGGTCGCGAGGTTGCCCGCACTGCTGAGCCGGAGAACACGCTGTCAGAGGCGCCAGGCACCGAACCGGAAGCCCCTCAGCCGGGAGAACATCCGCCCGGCCGCGACAGCATGAATGAACAGGCCGGGCCTGACCAGGAATCGCCCATTGAGAAACCGGAGACGCCGGACGGTCGTGCCCGCCTGAAAGCGCGCTGGCAGCGTCAGATGGACAGCGTGGATTTTGACATTGAGGGGGTGATGCGTGAAGCGCGCGAGCGTGTGGCGACGCGCGAGGAGCCCGGAGCGGAGACGCCGCTGCCGGGTGACGTGCCGGAAGCGGTGCGCACCGCCATTTCGGTACTGAGCGACAGCCGGACGCGCTTTACTTACGGCGACCTGCTGCTGACGGCCCACCAGGCCGGTGAACAGCAGCACAGTATCCCGGACCTGCGTCGCGCGCTGGACCGGGCCATCAGTGACAACCTGCTGGCCCCGCTGGACGGGGATAAAGGCGTGTTCACCTCCCACATTCACCTGCTGGATGAACTGTCCGTGCAGTCGCTGGCGGCCGATATCATAAAGGAGAACCGGGTGGTGAGCTTCCGTGGCTCCCCCGGCATGACGCCGGAACACCTGAAACAGGCGGCGCGTGCGCCGGTGGCCATCCTGAACGCCCCGGCGTCGGTGCAGCGCCTGCGCGATACGGTGGAGGAACTGGTGACAATGTCACGGGAAAACGGCCGGGAAGTCAGCGTCCTGGCCTCCGGCGCCGAACGCGCACTCACCCTCAGCAAATCGGCACTGCTGAAAGATACCCTGCTGCAGCGCAGCCGCGTCACTGAGAAAACCTTCAGTCTGGCACCCCAGAGCACGCTGATTATTGAGGGGGCAGAGAAGCTGGGGCTGAAGGAGATGCTGGTCCTGACCGGCGAGGCGCGGGAGAAGAACGCCCAGCTGCTGTTTCTCGACAGCGCCGGCCGTCAGTCGAACACGAATGCCCTGTCGGTGCTGGCCTCTGCCGGCGTTGAACGCCTGAGCCTGACGGCACCCGCACCGGGGCTGGAGGCGCGCGTTTTCAGCATTCAGGACAAGCGTGACCGCTACCGTGCCCTGGCAGAACGCTTTACCGACCTGAGCGTCCCGGACAGTCCGGTCACGGCGGCCGTGACCGGCGCGCGTGAACAGCAGCAGCTGACGGGGTACATCCGCGATGCGCTGCAGAATGCCGGGAAGCTCGGCCGGGACACTGTGGAGGTGGAGGCCCGCACGCCGGTCTTTATCACGGCGAAAGAGCGGAAGCTGCCGGTATCATACCGGCCCGGTATGGTGCTGGAAGATCGCAGCGACCGGCAGGCCACCCGCCACTTTGTGATTGACCGGGTGCATGACGACACCCGCATGCTGTCGCTCATCGACGGCGACGGGGTGCTGAGCCGGGTAAAACTCAGCGCCCTCACCGCCGACTGGCGTCTGTTCACACGGGAACAGCTGAGTATCGCACAGGGGGAGCAGCTGTTCGCGCTCGCCGCAGACCGGTCTGCCGGGCTGAAGGCGCGCGACCGCCTGACCGTCACGGCGCTGGAGGACGGGGCGCTGACGGTGATGCGGGAGGGGCAGCAGAAGGCGCTGCGCATCGCCACGGACCGTCCCCTGTACGTCACCCACGGTTACGTCAGCGCACCGGGCGCACGGGATAACGAACGGGGCACGGTGCTGGCAAGCCTGAGCAGCCGGGAGCTGTCAGCCAACATGATGAACGCCCTGGCGCAGTCCGGTTCAGAGGCCGAAATCTTTACCGGCGAGGCGCTGAACCGGGCGGAGGAGAAGCTGATGCGGCTGCGCACCGGCCGTTCCCCGGTGGCGCTGGTCAGACAGGCCAGCGGCCGGGAGGACGTCAACGACGCGCTGGAGACGCTGAATGCGAACCTGCTGACGGATGCGGAGAAGGCCGTATCCCGCGCCGTGGCGCAGATGCGGCATGTGTCCTTTTCCGAGGTAAAACTTCTGGAGGAAGCGGAGGATTTTCTGGAGAACGTGCCGGCGCTCAGGACCGAAATTGCCCGTCAGGTGAAAGCCGGCGGGCTCATGCCGGTGATGGTTGGCGGTGAATCGCGCTTTGTCTCCCGCGCAACGTGGGAAATGGAAAAGGCGATAGTCGGGGAGATTGCGGCCGGCAAGAATGCGGTCGAGCCGTTGATGGCCACCCTTGCCCCGTCCCTTCTCACCGGCCTCACCGCCGGACAGCAGGCCGCCACCACGCTCATTCTGCAGAGTCCCGACCGCTTTACGGCAGTACAGGGGTATGCCGGTACCGGTAAAACCACGCAGTTTAAGGCCGTCAGGGCGGCCATTGAGACCCTGCCGGAGGGCGCGCGACCGCTGATTATCGGGCTGGCCCCCACACACCGTGCGGTTAAAGAGATGCGCGATACCGGCATTGAGGCGCAGACGCTGAAATCGTTCGTGCTGGACTGGCAGCAGCGCACCGCCGCCGGTGAAGAGGTCCGCTACGGCAATACCCTGTTTCTCATCGATGAGTCCTCGATGCTGGGTAACCAGGACACGGCCGCGGCGTACCGTGCGATTGCGGCCGGTGACGGGCGCGCCGTGCAGGTCGGGGATGTGGCGCAGCTGGAGTCCCCGGAGAGTGGCGCCCCGTTCCGGCTGATGCAGGAGCGCAGCCCGATTGATGTCGCCGTGATGAAAGAGATTGTGCGCCAGCGCGACGCAAACCTGAAATCTGCCGTCTACAGCGTGATTGAAAACAAGGCGGCCGCGGCCCTGGAGAAAATCAACCGGGTGTCACCGGGGACGGTGCCGCGGGAAGCCGGTGAGGTGGTCCCGTCGCGCTCGGTGACGGAGACGGGCTCACCGGTCAGAAACATCGTGGCGGATTACATCGGCCGCACGAAAGAAGCCCGGGAGCAGACGATGATCGTGGTGCAGCTTCATGAGGACCGTCGCGCCATCAATGAGGCTATCCACATCAGGATGGTACAGCGAAAAGAACTGGGCGGGAATGCCGTCACGGTGCCGGTACTGGACCGCATCACCGGCGGTCGCCACGACTTTAACCGCATCAGGGACTGGAAGGCCGGTCAGGTGGTGCTGGCGAATGAACGCTACCTGACCGTGACCGGGGTGGATGAGGGAACGGACCATGTGCTGCTGCGCGATGAAAGCGGGCGGATGCAGTATTACTCGCCGGCGGAGCTTAACGCCACCGAAATCGAGGTGTTTGAGCGGCGTGAAATCGAGCTGAGGGAGGGCGACAGCGTGCGCCTGAACAAGACGCAGAAGCAGGCCGGTCACGCCGCGCACGAGCAGTACCGTGTGGCGGCGCTGCGGGATAACGGTGAGATTGTGCTGCAGAACCGGGAGGGTGAAAAGGTCATCGACCCGAAGGCCGTCACGGCGGACCGGCATGTGGACTATGCCTGGGCGGTTACCGGCTACGGTGCCCAGGGGGCGAGTACGGACTACGTGATTGCGCTGGAAGGGACGGAGGGGGCCCGCGCGAACATGAGCGGGATGCGGGCCTTTTACATCAGCGCCTCACGTGCGAAGGCGCATGTGCAGATTTACACCGACGGTCTGAAAGACTGGATGGGCACCCTGCAGGGCAGGGAGAGCGGTCCGGCAACCGCGCACGATGCCCTGTCACCGGAGCCGGAGCGGGCACAGGCCCGGTCCATCTGGGCGATGGGGCAGCCGCTGTCGAAAACGGCGATCGGGCGCGCCTTCCTGCGCGGGCAGGGGCTGAAGGGGGCACCGCTCACCGCCCGGATTATCCCGCCGACGAAGAAATACCCGGACGCGCACCTGGCGCTGCCGGTGTATGACGGCAACGGCAAGACGGCGGGGCTGACGCTGGTTCCGCTGACGGCGGAGGCCGGTCAGCCACAGCCGGGTGAGGTGCGTCAGCTTATCACCGGTGGGGCACAGGCTGCCATTGTGCAGAAAAGCCGGAACGGAGAGACGGTCATCGTCAGTGACCTGCAGCAGGCGCTGGCAGCCGCACGGGATAAGCCGCAGGCGGGCGTGCTGCTGCTGACCGGGCGTCATCCGCCGTCGGCCCAGTTACTGAAAGTGGCCGGTGGCCAGCCCGGACGGGGCTGGCGTCCTGATGCCACACTGCTGCGTCTGGTACAGGCTGAGCTTCAGGAGGGGCTGCGCGACCTGCCGCCGGATGCACCAGTGCCCGATGAGCGTGCCGCACTGCGTGCAGCCCTGGACGCACTGGAAAAAGGCCAGGAAGTCGGTCAGAACGTTCCGTCCGCGCCAGGACGGGACAGTGCTCAGGAGAACAGCCGTGACTTGCGTGCCATTGGACAGCTGCTGACAGAGGGCGCGATAGCCAGCCTGACCACCGTCCCGGTGGTGACGGAACGGGACAGGGCACAGCTGTCTGCGTTGCTGGCCATGCGGGTGGTGGAGGCCATGAGGCAGCAACTGCCGTTCCTGCCCGGCGAACCCGTACCTGACTATGCCGCCCTGGTCAGACAGGCTTCAGCTGCACTGGCGGCCGAAGCCGGCGGCCCGGACAGTGTAGCTGTCCGCGCCGTGCTGGACACACTGTCCGGGGTCACGCTGCCGCAGGAGCCGGGAATTTCTGCCACTGCTGGCCAGAGTGACAGCATACCGGCAGGGGTACTGAAGCAAGTACAGGAGGCGCTTGCACGCGATCGGGTACAGCCGGGGGCACCCCAACAGCAGGCGCTGTCAGAAAGTACACTTGCCGGCGTGGCCCGTGAGCTTGAACGGCGGCCGGAGCTGCCGTCAGACACACGGGGCCGGGAGCCGGAACGTGAAGAGCTGACACGCGAGAGCGTCCGGCATATCCAGAAAGAACGCTGATTACTGCAGCCTGCCATCGAGGGGGCTGCTGCCCCTGAACTGAAGAAAGGCCCGGTCGTGTATGCTCTCCAGAAGTACCCATTTGTTACTGTCTTTCCTGTACACTCGTTATCCTTGGCCCGCTATCGGCAGACCTTCTGGCCAAGTGGTGCGAAGGACGATCCGCAGGATGCTGAGTTAGCTTTAGAACTAATGCTACGTTATCCCCAAAAGATAAAAGCCATAGAACCCGACAATGCGGATATTCGGTTACTTCAGCAGTTAGTTGAGCAGCGTCGACTGCTGGTCGAAGATAAACGCCGCTTTGTGGACAGGCTCATCAACACGCTTAAGCAATATTATCCTCAGCCGCTGGAGTGGTTCTCACACCGGGGCAGCTTGCTGCTGTGTGAACTGATTATACGGTGGCCCAGTCTGCAGCAACTGAAGTGCGCCAGGCGCGACACGGTCCGCAACTTTCTGAATGCCAAAGGTGGCCGCGCAATGGTCCTTACCGGGCAACGCGTTGCGAGTATTGATAACGCTATTCCATTGACTACAGATCAAAGTGTTATAGAGGCTAATACTCTGATGGCAACAGCACTGGCGACACAAATTAAAGTCGTGAGTGAAATCATCAAAACCTATGACGAACGAATCGAAACGCTGTTTGACACATTACCAGATGCGGTATGGGCGGGAAGAGCCCCTCTGACCGTAGAAACCCGCTGATGGCTGATAAATCGGAACTCTCAAAAAGTGCGTGGAACTAAAGCTGGGATACTTACAATAAAATGTGGACTTTATTGACTGTGCTCCATCAACTCAAGCGTCTGACCATCAGGACTTTGTAAATATATTACTCTTGTTCCCTGCATAGGTCCTAAGGAAACTGTCTGAGGTTTCCCTGGCGTCTTCCAGCCATAGTCCGATACTTTGCTCAAGAGCGTATCAAGCTCCTCGACTATAAAAGCAAGGTGAGCGTAGCCCGGGATATAAGGTGCTGAAGGCTCTTCTGGCTGCTCAATGTTATTGTATTGCAGTAATTCAATTTTAATACCAGCGAGTTCAAGCAAAGCCATTTGGACATCAGCTCCCCTTGCGCCTGTTACCTCATCAATTATAGGTCCAGACATTTTTCCTTCGCGTAATAATTCTCCGCCAAGAATATTTATCCAAAAAAACAATGAGTCTTCAATGTTTTGAACTGAAAAGCCGACGTGATTAGCACTTAATATCATGCGATTACCTTCTGGGTTTTGAAATTTAGCAGCCTACAATATGGAGTCCCTGCTTTTTTCTATACGATGAGTGCGATGAGATTTGTCCTTGACAAAGTACAATTAAGTGCGATTTGAATAATACATTTACGATTCATCCGACGCTAGAGCTGTCCAAGCAACCAGCTCTCCGTTGATAAACAGGCGACTGCGTTACAAGCCTGTATGTGTTGTAGAAAAGCTTCGAACGTCCGCTTCACGCCCTGAGGCATTCGACAAGCAAGGTGATTCCCTGCATGACATCGCCAGAATGTTCGACAGATACCATTCTTCTATTATGCCCACAATCCATCAGCCTGGTGGATACCGTCCCCCTGTCCGAAAGCGGCATCGGTTAGCGCTTTCGCTTGATGAAAGAGAGGAGATATCCAGAGGGCTGGTAGCAAAACGAAGCATCAGGGACATCGCTGACAAATTATCAAGATCCCCCTCAACGATTAGCCGCGAGATCAAGAGGCACGGAGGTGCAAAACAATACCGGGCAGCAAAAGCTGATACTGCTGCGTGGGAAAGTGCTCTGAGACCAAAACCTTGTCAGCTAATTGAAAGCCCCACGTTGTGTAAAATCATTGCAGAAAAGATGCATCAGGACTGGTCGGCGGAACAAATCGCCGGTTGGCTGAAACGCTGTTATCCGGATAATCAGGAAATGCATGTGTCACACGAAACGATTTATAAAACGCTTTTTATACAAACCTGGGGCGCATTAAAAAAAGAACTGCAGCAATACCTCAGAAGCGGAAGAGCGGTGCGTAGACCCCGAACGTCATCACTCAAAGGGAAAGGATTAGGGACAATCCCGAATGCGATACCTCTCAGCGAAAGGCCACCGGAAGCCGCAGGCAAAGCCATACCTGGTCACTGGGAAGGTGATCTGATCCAAGGCTCGAAAAACTCCTATATCGTTACCCTCGTTGAACGCCATTCCCGCTTTGTTATGCTGGCCAAAATCAGGGACAACAAAACCATAACTGTTATATCTGCACTCATCAAGCAAGAGCGGGAGTTACCTGTTGAGCTTTATAAAACACTAACAGCTAAAGTCTGAGTTGATGCACTTCCATGCGAGTGTCAACACGGTCAATATGCGACAGCTTACTGCTGTCGCACGTGCAGCTAATAACAACAGTAGGCCTTAAAATTGAGCGTAAGGGCGATGTTGCTATCTTCCCCCGGGAAGAGTGGTCACGCCGGAGGCGTGCTGTTTTTTTATACACATTTATCCGCAATTAATATGCCTCTTTTACCCGTAAGGAGAGTCAGCACTACTTGCAGGATATTCCTGACTTACGTCAGAAGAAATCTCCATAAAGATAAATGTTTTTTCATGCAGACATTCTGCGTGGATAAATAAGGCGTCCGCTTCGCTCAGAATATAAAAGCAGCGCCCGTTCACACGGGCAAAAGGGGGAGTACTTTTAGTTACAACACACATTAATTACCGTAATCAACCCTTTCTGTAACTCTCTGCCCATCCAACAAGACCTACCTCGGAGCTAATGCCCTATGAGCACCGCTGAACAGCATCCGTCGCCCGGCCCAGAGGGCCGGAATTGCAGTAGCTGATTAATGAATGCTGTAACTACAAGGAATAGGGGCGCTTTCAGACCCAAGGCCGCGGTATCTTTCTTGCGTCTGTGACCATCAAACCAATAAGCGCTGAAAAGCTGCTGCTTAAACAACGTTTGCCAGAGATGGGTGGCTTGCGTCACCCTTAACCCTGTAACCGGCCTTGCGCCCGATGGCATCATAAGTTTCGGCCGCCTCCATACCGCTGATGCAGAATACAACCCCCTGAAACGAACTTTTGTTGTCATGCCATTTCTTTATGCTGATTATTTATACATATTTCAGTGAACGATCAGCACTGATCTGCTGTCCCGTTCCGGGTCTGACTATCATTTCGGTTTCGATTAGTTTTGTGTCCGAGGATGACACTAAGATGGTTTACCCTCATAATGACAACACAAACGACACCACAAGAGACAACATTATGAGCAGCACTATTCATTTTCGGATAGATGATGAAACGAAACGTTTGGCCATGCTTGCTGCTGAGCGCCAGCAGATGAGCCTTACTGAACTCATGCGACAGCGCGCAGAAGAGCTGGCAGCAGAAGAACTCCAATTTCAAAACAGTGATCATGAGCACTGGCTGGAGCAACAGATAGCCCACGCGTTCAATCGCCATAACTCTGGTGAAGGCGAGTACCTTAACAATGATGAAGTGACAAAACACATGGATGATCTGCGACAGCGGGCTGCTCAGGGGAAATTGTGACCACGAATATAGTCTGGGAAAGACGCGCGCTGGCTGACAGAGAAAACATTTTTCTCTACCTGAACAAAGAAGCAGGTGCTTTGGTCGCCATTGCTGCCGATGACAGGCTCGTAGCGATGGTGAGTATACTCAAGGAAAATCCTATGGCTGGAGTTCAGGCCGGGCGCACCGTCAAACACAGAAAGCTCGTAATACCACATTTTCCCTTCATAGTTGTGTATGTGGCTGACGAGACCAGAGTGAGCATCCTCCGTGTCCTTCATACATCCCGAAAAATAGCTGGACGATACAGCCATAGTTGAGTCTTTTAGGTTTTTAAGATTCGAATAGTAAGAAGGGTACTACGGGTTTGGTTTGGCAGGAAGAAACGGATAGCTTATTTAACATAATTCACGTTATCTGCACTTTGTGTATAGAAGCAAAGCTGAGATTACCGTTTTAAGCTAAGCTTACCTGGCCGCTTCGGGCAACCTGCTGAGGACCCTGAGATGACGGCTTCTGGTGCGGAGTTTTTCACGATGAACGAAGTTAACCGGCTTAAAGTGATTCAGGATGTTGTCGACCGGCGGCTGACAACACATCTCGCTGCGGAGCGTCTCGGTATTTCTGACAGACAGTGCCGCCGCCTGCTCCAGCGCTACCGTACTGATGGCCCGCTCGGCATGGCCGACCGGCGGCGCGGCAAGCCCAGTAACTATCAACTGCCCGAAGGCCTTGCTGAACACGCCATTCAGATCATCCGCGAACGTTATGCTGACTTCGGCCCGACGCTGGCCTGCGAGAAGCTGGCCGAACTTCACGGCGTGGTGTTATCCAAGGAGACGGTACGTAAGCTGATGACGCGCGCCGGGCTCTGGATCCCGCGCAGGCAGCGCGCTCCGAAGATCCAGCAGCCACGCTGCCGCCGTGCCTGCGTCGGCGAACTGATACAAATCGACGGCTGCGACCACCGGTGGTTTGAAGACCGCGGTCCGGCCTGCACGCTGCTGGTTTACGTCGATGATGCGACCAGCCGCCTGATGCAGCTGCATTTTGTAAAATCAGAGTCCACGTTCACCTATTTTGAAGCCACACGC
The sequence above is a segment of the Pantoea sp. At-9b genome. Coding sequences within it:
- a CDS encoding VOC family protein — encoded protein: MILSANHVGFSVQNIEDSLFFWINILGGELLREGKMSGPIIDEVTGARGADVQMALLELAGIKIELLQYNNIEQPEEPSAPYIPGYAHLAFIVEELDTLLSKVSDYGWKTPGKPQTVSLGPMQGTRVIYLQSPDGQTLELMEHSQ
- a CDS encoding type II toxin-antitoxin system RelE/ParE family toxin — protein: MTTNIVWERRALADRENIFLYLNKEAGALVAIAADDRLVAMVSILKENPMAGVQAGRTVKHRKLVIPHFPFIVVYVADETRVSILRVLHTSRKIAGRYSHS
- a CDS encoding damage-inducible protein J translates to MSSTIHFRIDDETKRLAMLAAERQQMSLTELMRQRAEELAAEELQFQNSDHEHWLEQQIAHAFNRHNSGEGEYLNNDEVTKHMDDLRQRAAQGKL